The following DNA comes from Acidimicrobiia bacterium.
CTGAAGTCGCTCGCCGGCGGAGTTCCTCAGCCCGCAGGAGGCGCCAGGTACAAGGCACTGTTCACCCTCAACAAGGGTCTCGACCAGGAAGCCGCCCGGGAGGTCTCCAAGAAGATCCGCGAGATGGCCGTCAAGGTCCAGGCCCAGATCAACGGCGACCTGGTCCGAGTCTCGGGCAAGAAGCGCGACGACCTCCAGGAAGTCATCGCCGAGCTACGCACCCTCGACTACCGCCTCCCCCTGCAATACGTGAATTTCAGGGAGTGAGTCGGCCGGCTCCGCCGGCCTCCTGCAATGCGCGATGCGCAATGAGCGACGCGAGATACG
Coding sequences within:
- a CDS encoding YajQ family cyclic di-GMP-binding protein yields the protein MRVPSFDVVSQVDVQEVRNAVDQAGREVGTRYDFKGTSTSVHLTDEGIALESSTEDRLKAAIEVLKERLVHRKVSLKSLAGGVPQPAGGARYKALFTLNKGLDQEAAREVSKKIREMAVKVQAQINGDLVRVSGKKRDDLQEVIAELRTLDYRLPLQYVNFRE